The following are encoded together in the Mammaliicoccus vitulinus genome:
- a CDS encoding GNAT family N-acetyltransferase: MMKAKQFDDIVIKPFEESMRTALYDFQLNERQQIYSSLPKDVLDGAINDPDRRPNIVVNEHDEIIGFFVLHKYYQHEGYDTPDNVVYIRSLSINEKYQGNGYGTTIMMNLPEYVQYVFPDFDHLYLVVDAENEAAWNLYERAGFMHTATKEEGPLGKERLYYLDLDSKYVSSLKLVIKEDDLDNEFVDIHLMKDNLKVGIIVLEDKGEYFDIRSIEVEENERKEGIAESALRQLSAFVRRRFEDKKEIHITLFGSNNKLKPLCEKARFVEIQKSEDYIKLLKYIKY; the protein is encoded by the coding sequence ATAATGAAAGCTAAACAATTTGATGATATTGTCATTAAACCTTTTGAAGAAAGTATGAGAACAGCACTATATGATTTTCAACTCAATGAGCGTCAACAAATCTATTCTTCTTTGCCTAAAGATGTATTAGATGGTGCAATTAATGATCCTGATAGAAGACCAAATATCGTTGTAAATGAACACGATGAAATTATTGGTTTCTTTGTACTTCATAAATATTATCAGCATGAGGGGTATGATACGCCAGATAATGTAGTGTATATTCGATCTTTATCAATTAATGAGAAGTATCAAGGCAATGGCTATGGAACAACAATTATGATGAATTTACCAGAATATGTACAGTATGTGTTTCCTGATTTTGATCATTTATATTTAGTAGTAGATGCTGAAAATGAGGCTGCATGGAATTTATATGAAAGAGCAGGATTTATGCATACAGCTACTAAAGAAGAAGGACCATTAGGAAAAGAGCGCTTATATTATTTGGATTTAGATTCTAAATACGTGTCATCATTAAAGCTAGTAATAAAAGAAGACGATTTAGACAATGAGTTTGTTGATATTCATTTAATGAAAGATAATCTAAAAGTAGGCATTATCGTACTAGAAGATAAAGGGGAATATTTTGATATTCGTAGTATAGAAGTCGAAGAAAATGAAAGAAAAGAAGGCATTGCTGAAAGTGCCTTAAGACAATTAAGTGCTTTCGTACGTAGACGATTTGAAGATAAAAAAGAAATACATATAACTTTATTCGGCTCAAACAATAAATTGAAGCCTTTATGTGAAAAAGCGAGGTTTGTAGAAATACAAAAATCAGAAGACTATATCAAACTGTTGAAATATATTAAGTATTAA
- the rpoE gene encoding DNA-directed RNA polymerase subunit delta has translation MKLKDFSKEMVDEHSFIEMAYILLTENGKETNLYDMVDEFKRLGNYKDSEIENRILQFYTDLNTDGRFLSVGENIWGLRDWYSVDDIEEKIAPTIQKFTVLDEEDEVDSEISLLGEEDKTKDLDITIVQDDEEGLNDPADPEDEEVEDELEEAGLVVDEEEDDEEEEEEK, from the coding sequence ATGAAACTAAAAGATTTCAGTAAAGAAATGGTAGATGAGCATTCATTTATCGAAATGGCTTATATTTTATTAACAGAGAACGGCAAAGAAACAAACTTATATGACATGGTAGACGAATTTAAAAGATTAGGTAATTATAAAGATTCAGAAATTGAAAATCGTATTTTACAGTTTTATACAGACTTAAATACTGATGGAAGATTTTTAAGCGTTGGAGAAAACATTTGGGGTTTACGTGATTGGTATTCAGTAGATGACATTGAAGAAAAAATTGCTCCGACAATCCAAAAATTCACAGTGCTTGATGAAGAAGATGAAGTAGATTCAGAAATTTCACTTCTAGGTGAAGAAGATAAAACGAAGGACCTTGACATTACTATAGTACAAGATGATGAAGAAGGACTAAATGATCCTGCAGACCCAGAAGATGAAGAGGTTGAGGATGAATTAGAAGAAGCTGGTCTTGTTGTTGATGAAGAGGAAGACGACGAAGAAGAAGAAGAAGAAAAATAA
- a CDS encoding CTP synthase, with the protein MTKFIFVTGGVVSSLGKGITAASLGRLLKNRGLNVTIQKFDPYLNVDPGTMSPYQHGEVFVTEDGAETDLDLGHYERFIDISLNKYSNVTAGKVYSHVLKKERRGDFLGGTVQVIPHITNEIKSRLLMAGESTNADVVITEIGGTTGDIESLPFIEAIRQIKSDLGRENVMYIHCTLLPYIKAAGEMKTKPTQHSVKELRGLGIQPDLIVVRTEYEMTQDLRDKIALFCDINKRAVIECRDADTLYQIPLALQEQHMDDIVIERLSLDAAAEAELTEWNQLLDTVRNLEGTVKIGLVGKYVSLQDAYLSVVEALKHAGYDFKSDIDIKWINSENLNESNYQQELSDVDGILVPGGFGDRGVEGKVLAIQYARENNVPYLGICLGMQLATVEFARNVVGLQDAHSAELNPNTPYPIIDLLPEQKDIEDLGGTLRLGVYPCKIEEGTIAHDVYGESEVEERHRHRYEFNNEYREKLEEAGMKFSGTSPDGRLVEIVELENHPWFVACQFHPEFLSRPTRPQKLFRGFVEASIKNK; encoded by the coding sequence ATGACAAAGTTCATTTTCGTAACAGGTGGCGTAGTTTCGTCTCTTGGTAAAGGCATCACTGCAGCATCATTAGGGAGATTACTTAAAAATAGAGGACTAAATGTAACAATTCAAAAATTCGATCCATACTTGAACGTTGATCCAGGTACAATGAGTCCTTATCAACATGGTGAAGTATTTGTGACTGAAGATGGTGCGGAAACAGATTTAGACTTAGGACATTATGAAAGATTTATTGACATAAGTTTAAATAAATATTCTAACGTAACAGCTGGTAAAGTATATTCACACGTTCTTAAAAAAGAAAGACGTGGAGACTTCTTAGGTGGAACAGTTCAAGTTATCCCTCATATTACAAATGAAATTAAATCAAGATTATTGATGGCTGGTGAAAGTACAAACGCTGATGTTGTTATCACTGAAATCGGTGGTACAACAGGTGACATTGAATCACTACCATTTATTGAAGCAATTAGACAAATTAAGAGTGATCTCGGTCGAGAAAATGTTATGTATATCCATTGTACGCTACTTCCATATATTAAAGCTGCAGGTGAAATGAAGACTAAACCAACACAACATAGTGTTAAAGAATTAAGAGGTTTAGGTATTCAACCAGATTTAATTGTTGTACGTACAGAATATGAAATGACACAAGACTTAAGAGATAAGATTGCATTATTCTGTGATATTAACAAACGCGCTGTTATTGAGTGTCGAGATGCTGATACATTGTATCAAATCCCATTAGCTCTACAAGAACAGCATATGGATGATATAGTGATCGAAAGATTATCATTAGATGCTGCGGCAGAAGCGGAATTAACGGAATGGAACCAATTGTTGGATACTGTACGTAATTTAGAAGGAACAGTGAAAATTGGTTTAGTTGGTAAGTATGTAAGTTTACAAGATGCTTATTTATCAGTAGTTGAAGCATTGAAACATGCTGGTTACGACTTTAAATCAGATATAGATATTAAATGGATTAATTCTGAAAACTTAAATGAATCAAACTATCAACAAGAATTATCAGATGTAGATGGTATTTTAGTACCTGGTGGTTTTGGTGATAGAGGTGTTGAAGGAAAAGTGTTAGCGATTCAATATGCTCGTGAAAACAATGTGCCTTATTTAGGTATTTGTTTAGGCATGCAATTAGCAACAGTAGAATTTGCTAGAAATGTAGTTGGATTACAAGACGCTCATTCAGCAGAATTAAATCCAAACACACCTTATCCAATCATTGACTTATTACCTGAACAAAAAGATATCGAAGACTTAGGCGGAACTTTAAGATTAGGCGTATATCCATGTAAAATTGAAGAAGGAACAATTGCACATGATGTATACGGCGAATCAGAAGTAGAAGAAAGACATCGTCACCGTTATGAATTTAATAACGAATATCGTGAAAAATTAGAAGAAGCAGGCATGAAGTTCTCTGGAACAAGCCCAGATGGTCGTTTAGTTGAAATAGTGGAATTAGAAAATCATCCATGGTTTGTAGCATGTCAATTCCACCCAGAATTCTTATCAAGACCTACACGTCCACAAAAATTATTTAGAGGATTTGTAGAAGCAAGTATAAAAAACAAATAA
- a CDS encoding DUF2529 family protein, which produces MLKIFNTQLNGIFSKIDAQLEEIEIASQLLMQAANGEGSIFIKTFDEIDYFNDFMTKSNESLPHSKTLDHLDEVHTIDSTDRVLLVGSFFTAELNHWIQKLNDLDIDFVVIANKDKDHKSHENLMHYIDLSTPRAIVPTADFSKIITPHIMALNYIYYIMFAEMYEMTQDLNEA; this is translated from the coding sequence TTGCTTAAAATTTTCAATACACAATTGAATGGTATATTCAGTAAAATAGATGCTCAATTAGAAGAAATTGAAATTGCATCACAATTACTTATGCAAGCAGCTAACGGAGAAGGTAGCATATTTATAAAAACTTTTGATGAAATCGACTACTTTAATGATTTCATGACAAAAAGTAATGAAAGTCTACCACATTCTAAAACACTTGATCATTTAGACGAAGTACATACGATTGATTCAACAGATCGTGTCTTATTAGTAGGTTCGTTCTTTACAGCTGAATTAAATCATTGGATACAAAAATTGAATGACTTAGATATTGATTTTGTCGTGATTGCCAATAAAGACAAAGATCATAAATCACACGAAAACTTAATGCATTATATAGATTTATCAACACCAAGAGCAATCGTTCCAACAGCAGACTTTAGTAAAATTATTACCCCACATATAATGGCTTTAAATTATATATATTATATCATGTTTGCTGAAATGTACGAGATGACTCAAGATTTAAATGAAGCATAA
- a CDS encoding response regulator has product MDVLIIDDEKNIRQLLKEILELNNFKVDTAKNGREGIDLFKEHTYKLVFIDKRMPGISGEEVFSEIRKTNKMIPVYIISAFQSTTELEILKEANITGVLMKPFTIEEVMKIVRKHLG; this is encoded by the coding sequence ATGGATGTACTTATTATAGATGATGAAAAGAATATAAGACAATTATTAAAGGAAATATTAGAATTAAATAATTTTAAAGTGGATACTGCCAAAAATGGTCGTGAAGGCATTGATTTATTTAAAGAGCATACTTATAAATTGGTATTTATAGATAAAAGAATGCCGGGAATTTCTGGAGAAGAAGTGTTTTCAGAAATTAGAAAGACGAATAAAATGATACCTGTATATATCATTTCTGCTTTTCAATCAACGACAGAGCTAGAAATCTTAAAAGAAGCAAATATTACAGGTGTGCTAATGAAGCCGTTTACAATTGAAGAAGTTATGAAAATTGTAAGAAAACATTTAGGATAG
- the fdaB gene encoding class IIb fructose-bisphosphate aldolase FdaB, translated as MPLVSMKEMLIKAKENGYAVGQYNINNLEFAQAILQASQEENAPVILGVSEGAGRYIGGFKTVVKIVEGLIEDYNVTIPVAIHLDHGSSFEKCKEAIDAGFTSVMIDASHHSFEENIEITSKVVEYAHANGVSVEAELGTVGGQEDDVVAEGVIYADPKECQELVERTGIDTLAPALGSVHGPYKGEPNLGFKEMEEIGASTGVPLVLHGGTGIPTHDIKKAITFGTAKINVNTENQISSVKAVREVLNNDSEVYDPRKYLGPAREAIKATVKGKIQEFGTSNQA; from the coding sequence ATGCCTTTAGTTTCAATGAAAGAAATGTTAATTAAAGCAAAAGAAAACGGTTATGCTGTTGGACAATACAACATCAATAACTTAGAATTCGCACAAGCAATTCTTCAAGCTTCACAAGAAGAAAATGCACCAGTTATTTTAGGTGTATCTGAAGGAGCTGGCCGTTACATCGGTGGTTTCAAAACTGTTGTTAAAATCGTTGAAGGATTAATTGAAGATTATAACGTTACAATTCCAGTTGCAATTCACCTTGACCATGGTTCAAGTTTCGAAAAATGTAAAGAAGCAATTGATGCTGGATTCACTTCAGTAATGATCGATGCTTCTCATCATTCATTCGAAGAAAACATCGAAATTACTTCTAAAGTAGTTGAATATGCTCATGCTAACGGTGTTTCTGTTGAAGCAGAATTAGGAACTGTTGGTGGACAAGAAGATGACGTTGTTGCAGAAGGCGTTATCTATGCTGACCCTAAAGAATGTCAAGAACTAGTTGAAAGAACTGGTATTGATACTTTAGCACCTGCATTAGGTTCAGTTCACGGACCTTACAAAGGTGAACCAAACTTAGGTTTCAAAGAAATGGAAGAAATCGGTGCTTCAACTGGTGTACCATTAGTATTACACGGTGGTACTGGTATCCCAACACACGATATCAAAAAAGCAATCACTTTCGGTACAGCTAAAATCAACGTTAACACTGAAAACCAAATTTCATCTGTTAAAGCCGTTCGTGAAGTATTAAATAACGACAGCGAAGTTTACGATCCACGTAAATATTTAGGACCTGCTCGTGAAGCAATTAAAGCTACAGTTAAAGGTAAAATCCAAGAATTTGGTACTTCTAACCAAGCTTAA
- a CDS encoding UDP-N-acetylglucosamine 1-carboxyvinyltransferase, which yields MSQEVIKIKGGNKLNGKVQISGAKNSAVALIPATLMANDVVTLDGLPDISDVKTLMSLLGDLNIKTDLNGDQLVVDSSNAVNLPLANNKVQSLRASYYMMGAMLGRFKKCVIGLPGGCPLGPRPIDQHIKGFEALGAKVTNEQGAMYLIAEELVGAKIFMDVVSVGATINIMLAASLAKGKTVIENAAKEPEIVDVATLLNNMGAKIRGAGTDTLKIEGVESLHGTKHTIIPDRIEAGTYMCAAAAMGEEVYIENIIPLHLEPLIAKLKEMGTDIDLGEDSIIIRGKDEYKPVDIQTSVYPGFATDLQQPFTPLLLKANGQSKITETIYPARFKHVDELKRMGAKVNLENGTAIYYPSELTGASVAASDLRAGASLLIAGLISEGVTTVYNVNHIYRGYSGIVDKLKALGADIWTETV from the coding sequence ATGTCTCAAGAAGTTATAAAAATAAAAGGCGGCAATAAGTTAAACGGTAAAGTGCAAATAAGTGGGGCTAAAAATAGTGCAGTCGCATTAATTCCAGCTACTTTAATGGCAAATGATGTTGTAACTTTAGATGGTCTTCCTGATATTTCTGATGTAAAAACATTAATGAGCCTGCTAGGCGATTTAAATATAAAGACAGACTTAAATGGTGATCAACTTGTAGTGGACTCTAGTAATGCGGTTAATTTACCACTAGCTAATAATAAAGTTCAATCTTTAAGAGCTTCTTATTATATGATGGGTGCTATGTTAGGACGATTCAAAAAATGTGTGATTGGGTTACCTGGTGGTTGCCCGTTAGGTCCTAGACCAATAGATCAACATATAAAAGGCTTTGAAGCATTAGGTGCAAAAGTGACAAATGAACAAGGTGCAATGTATTTAATTGCTGAAGAATTAGTTGGAGCAAAAATCTTCATGGATGTTGTAAGTGTTGGTGCTACAATTAATATTATGTTAGCTGCCTCACTAGCTAAAGGTAAAACAGTAATCGAAAATGCTGCTAAAGAACCTGAGATAGTGGACGTTGCTACACTTTTAAATAATATGGGTGCTAAAATTAGAGGCGCAGGTACGGATACGTTGAAAATTGAAGGTGTAGAATCATTACATGGTACTAAACATACAATCATACCTGATAGAATCGAAGCAGGTACGTATATGTGTGCAGCAGCAGCCATGGGTGAAGAAGTGTATATTGAGAATATTATTCCATTACATTTAGAACCGTTAATTGCTAAATTAAAAGAAATGGGTACGGATATAGATTTAGGTGAAGACTCTATTATAATTAGAGGTAAAGATGAGTATAAACCAGTAGATATTCAAACATCAGTTTACCCTGGTTTTGCGACTGATTTACAACAGCCGTTTACACCATTATTATTAAAAGCTAATGGTCAAAGTAAAATAACAGAAACAATATACCCAGCTAGATTTAAGCATGTTGATGAGCTTAAAAGAATGGGTGCTAAAGTGAATTTAGAAAATGGAACAGCTATTTATTATCCTTCAGAATTAACAGGCGCAAGTGTAGCAGCAAGTGATTTAAGAGCGGGTGCTTCACTTCTAATCGCAGGTTTAATTTCTGAAGGTGTCACAACAGTTTATAATGTAAACCATATATATAGAGGATACAGTGGTATTGTAGACAAATTAAAAGCATTAGGTGCAGACATTTGGACCGAAACTGTATAA
- a CDS encoding winged helix-turn-helix transcriptional regulator: MEVCPYLEETFKVIGRSWNGLILNYLSRCDERSAHFSDMKRDLKRITPRALSLKLTELSDWELVEKKVVTTTPLSVEYHLTNKGYELAQALVPLEEWAQRNVQLEENHS, encoded by the coding sequence ATGGAAGTTTGTCCTTATTTAGAGGAAACATTTAAAGTAATAGGACGCAGTTGGAATGGTTTAATACTCAATTATTTATCACGTTGTGATGAACGTTCTGCTCATTTTTCTGATATGAAAAGAGATCTTAAACGTATTACACCTAGAGCATTATCACTTAAATTAACTGAATTAAGTGATTGGGAATTAGTTGAAAAGAAAGTTGTTACAACAACGCCTCTATCTGTTGAATATCATCTAACTAATAAAGGTTATGAGTTAGCACAAGCTCTTGTACCATTGGAAGAATGGGCACAGCGTAATGTGCAATTAGAAGAAAACCATTCTTAA